The Parvibaculaceae bacterium PLY_AMNH_Bact1 genome window below encodes:
- a CDS encoding (2Fe-2S)-binding protein (Derived by automated computational analysis using gene prediction method: Protein Homology.) yields MTISLTINGKSHELDVEPDMPLLWVLRDELGMTGTKFGCGVSACGACTVHVNGEAMRTCATPISAVAGTEITTIEGLNEGGPDLTALQQAWVDHQVPQCGYCQSGMLMAVSSLLSENPNPSDDEIDAAITNICRCGTYPRIRAAIRSLATA; encoded by the coding sequence ATGACTATTTCGCTCACCATTAATGGTAAGAGCCACGAGCTGGACGTTGAGCCAGACATGCCGCTTTTGTGGGTCCTTCGGGATGAGTTGGGCATGACGGGGACAAAATTCGGCTGCGGTGTTTCAGCCTGTGGTGCCTGCACTGTGCATGTAAATGGCGAGGCCATGCGCACATGTGCGACCCCGATTAGCGCTGTAGCCGGAACTGAAATTACCACCATCGAAGGATTGAACGAAGGCGGGCCAGATCTCACAGCGCTTCAGCAGGCCTGGGTCGATCATCAGGTGCCACAATGTGGCTATTGCCAGTCTGGCATGTTGATGGCTGTCTCATCGCTTCTCTCAGAAAACCCGAACCCATCAGACGATGAGATTGACGCGGCTATTACCAATATTTGTCGATGTGGCACCTATCCACGCATCCGGGCCGCGATCCGTTCGCTGGCAACCGCGTAA
- a CDS encoding xanthine dehydrogenase family protein molybdopterin-binding subunit (Derived by automated computational analysis using gene prediction method: Protein Homology.) — protein sequence MKPTRRQLLIGGTVVGGGMLLGYATMGSSRPERAQAVAAGEGEHFTTTWLKIDPDNKVTVYVPHSEMGQGVHTSIPMMAAEEMEADWDLVQMVQAPADDVWANGPLAKGYVLGQTPIPSALTGVVDASFFKIAEMMVGQITGGSTSVRFTGQYGMRVAGAAAKEMLIRAAADKWNVPESELTARLSHVHHEASGKNATFGELAAAAAEYSPPKNPILKDRKDFTIIGTSKPRYDIPSKVDGTAQYGVDVQRPDLKIAAIRQAPVFGGSVKSFDGSAALNQRGVTAVVSTDDGVAVVADNYWRAKQALELVEVEFDDGGNGSVSSESIFATFHDNLENAESEEDVEIGDAVAAMAAGSDLVEARYEVPFLAHTCMEPMNCTIEFKDDKVEVWVGTQDGLSTRNVVAEVAGVAPENVHVNNFMLGGGFGRRGPSASNHIHQATKIAKQVGGPVKLVWSREEDVQHDYYRPAVAAHMSATLDDSGQPTAWVNRYIRKDEPAEASHIPYTVANQSIRYVESPVHVPYGAWRSVAHTQHSFFNESFVDELANAAGKDPFEFRMSLIGDNPRHKAVLAKAGETAGWGTPLPAGHARGVALQQSFDTIVAQIVEVSIDDAGEPKVHKVTCTVDCGPVVNPDGAAAQIESGVIYGLTAALYGDITIEDGAVVQENFPDYDAVRLAQTPEIDIHFMESDAPFGGLGEPGTPCIAPAVANALFTLTGQRVRSLPLMNHDFKAGPRLASAAD from the coding sequence ATGAAACCGACAAGACGACAACTTCTCATTGGTGGCACAGTGGTCGGCGGCGGCATGCTGCTCGGCTACGCTACGATGGGCTCTTCGCGACCAGAACGTGCTCAGGCAGTTGCAGCAGGTGAGGGTGAACACTTCACCACGACATGGCTGAAGATCGATCCGGACAACAAAGTGACGGTCTATGTACCTCATTCTGAGATGGGCCAAGGTGTTCACACATCTATTCCCATGATGGCGGCAGAAGAAATGGAAGCCGATTGGGACCTCGTGCAGATGGTCCAGGCACCAGCTGACGATGTTTGGGCAAACGGACCGTTGGCGAAGGGCTATGTTCTGGGCCAGACACCCATTCCCTCAGCGCTCACGGGCGTTGTGGATGCGAGCTTCTTCAAAATTGCTGAGATGATGGTTGGCCAGATCACAGGTGGCTCAACGTCAGTACGCTTCACAGGGCAATACGGCATGCGTGTTGCTGGCGCTGCGGCGAAGGAAATGCTCATTCGTGCAGCTGCCGACAAATGGAATGTGCCAGAGAGCGAGCTGACTGCTCGTTTAAGCCATGTGCATCATGAGGCCTCCGGCAAAAATGCCACTTTTGGTGAACTCGCGGCGGCGGCGGCAGAATACTCCCCACCAAAAAACCCGATCCTGAAGGATCGCAAAGACTTCACGATTATCGGCACCTCCAAGCCGCGCTATGACATTCCGTCTAAAGTTGATGGAACGGCGCAGTATGGTGTGGATGTTCAGCGTCCCGACTTGAAAATCGCAGCGATCCGGCAGGCCCCAGTATTTGGTGGCTCTGTCAAAAGCTTCGATGGATCAGCGGCGCTCAATCAGCGCGGCGTCACCGCTGTTGTCTCGACAGACGATGGTGTCGCAGTGGTCGCCGACAATTACTGGCGCGCCAAGCAAGCGCTGGAGCTCGTTGAGGTGGAGTTTGATGACGGGGGCAATGGATCCGTCTCGTCTGAGTCCATCTTTGCAACTTTCCATGACAATCTCGAAAACGCTGAGTCTGAAGAAGATGTTGAGATTGGTGATGCTGTCGCCGCGATGGCGGCAGGTAGCGACCTTGTCGAAGCTCGTTATGAGGTGCCTTTCCTTGCACATACCTGCATGGAGCCCATGAACTGCACAATCGAATTTAAAGATGACAAGGTGGAGGTTTGGGTCGGCACCCAGGACGGCCTTTCTACCCGCAATGTTGTCGCGGAGGTGGCAGGCGTCGCGCCTGAGAATGTGCATGTGAATAATTTCATGCTCGGCGGCGGCTTTGGACGTCGCGGTCCATCAGCCTCCAACCATATTCACCAGGCAACAAAAATAGCCAAGCAGGTTGGCGGCCCGGTGAAGCTTGTTTGGTCGCGCGAGGAAGACGTGCAGCACGATTACTACCGTCCTGCTGTTGCCGCCCATATGTCCGCCACGCTTGATGACAGTGGTCAGCCAACTGCATGGGTGAACCGGTATATCCGCAAGGATGAGCCTGCAGAAGCAAGCCACATTCCTTATACGGTGGCAAACCAGTCGATCCGCTACGTGGAAAGCCCGGTCCATGTACCATACGGCGCATGGCGGTCAGTGGCGCACACACAGCACTCCTTCTTCAATGAGAGCTTTGTGGATGAGTTGGCAAATGCTGCTGGAAAAGATCCGTTCGAGTTCCGCATGTCTCTGATAGGAGATAACCCTCGCCACAAGGCAGTGCTTGCCAAAGCAGGCGAAACCGCTGGATGGGGCACACCTCTGCCAGCTGGTCATGCTCGCGGTGTTGCCCTTCAACAGAGCTTTGACACGATCGTGGCTCAGATTGTTGAAGTGTCTATTGATGATGCGGGCGAGCCAAAGGTTCACAAAGTCACCTGTACCGTTGATTGTGGTCCTGTGGTGAACCCGGATGGAGCTGCGGCACAAATTGAGAGTGGGGTCATTTACGGCCTGACGGCAGCACTCTATGGCGATATCACCATCGAAGATGGAGCTGTGGTGCAGGAGAACTTCCCGGATTATGATGCTGTGCGTCTGGCGCAAACCCCTGAAATTGATATCCACTTCATGGAGTCAGATGCGCCGTTTGGCGGACTGGGAGAGCCTGGTACACCCTGCATTGCGCCAGCTGTGGCAAATGCCCTCTTTACGCTGACAGGTCAGCGGGTGCGTTCCTTGCCGCTCATGAACCATGACTTCAAAGCGGGTCCAAGACTGGCGTCAGCTGCTGACTAA
- a CDS encoding GNAT family N-acetyltransferase (Derived by automated computational analysis using gene prediction method: Protein Homology. GO_function: GO:0008080 - N-acetyltransferase activity [Evidence IEA]) has protein sequence MIREYKTEDTDALVSVWKAATSVAHPFLKQAFMAQETENLRNLYLPNAETWVVEDNDAPVGFIALIGDEIGGLFLDPACHGKGLGKAMVDHAIGLKGPLWLEVFEKNAVGRRFYDRYGFVETDRSMHEASGEIAIKLTFTPV, from the coding sequence ATGATAAGAGAATACAAAACGGAAGATACGGATGCCCTCGTTTCAGTATGGAAGGCAGCAACTTCTGTTGCCCACCCGTTTCTGAAACAAGCCTTCATGGCACAGGAGACTGAAAATCTTCGGAACCTATATCTCCCAAACGCCGAAACCTGGGTAGTCGAAGACAACGACGCGCCCGTTGGTTTCATCGCACTTATAGGAGATGAAATAGGTGGGTTGTTCCTTGACCCAGCGTGCCATGGCAAAGGGTTAGGCAAGGCAATGGTCGACCATGCCATTGGCTTGAAGGGCCCTCTATGGCTTGAAGTCTTTGAAAAGAACGCCGTCGGGCGCCGCTTCTATGATCGCTATGGCTTTGTCGAAACTGACCGATCCATGCATGAAGCTTCAGGTGAGATCGCCATCAAACTGACCTTCACGCCGGTCTAA
- a CDS encoding FAD-dependent oxidoreductase (Derived by automated computational analysis using gene prediction method: Protein Homology. GO_function: GO:0016491 - oxidoreductase activity [Evidence IEA]), protein MSDGVIIVGAGHAAGQAVASLRSEGYDGPITVIGDEPYVPYQRPPLSKKFLAGEIDIDRVYFKPPDFYEKSNAEMVLGRKVVEIERPKKLVHLDDGTTRTYDKLILATGSRVRELNIPGFDLDGVFYLRTIEDVEAIQAKFNEGGKMVVVGGGYIGLEVAAVAAQRGIDVTVLEMAPRVLARVVDPILSKFYTKAHTEAGVKIETGVTVSGFEGSNGKIEKIDCGDGKTFDADFVIVGVGIIPNVELADEAGLKVENGIAVDELCRTEDPDIYSIGDCTNHPNPILGNRLRLESVHNALEQGKTAAASICGKEKPYAQVPWFWSDQYDLKLQIVGLSAGYDEVVVRGDPENERSFAVFYLKDGVMIASDAVNRAPEHMMSRRLIAAKAKIPAAKLADENINMKDMAE, encoded by the coding sequence ATGTCAGATGGGGTGATTATTGTTGGAGCCGGGCATGCAGCTGGCCAAGCTGTCGCCAGCCTAAGGTCTGAAGGCTATGACGGCCCGATCACGGTGATCGGCGATGAGCCGTATGTGCCCTATCAGCGCCCACCTCTCTCCAAGAAATTCCTTGCCGGGGAGATCGACATTGACCGGGTCTATTTCAAACCGCCGGACTTTTATGAAAAGTCCAACGCAGAAATGGTTCTGGGACGTAAGGTGGTCGAAATCGAACGCCCGAAAAAACTCGTCCATCTGGATGACGGCACGACGCGGACCTATGACAAACTCATTCTGGCGACTGGGAGCCGTGTGCGCGAACTTAACATCCCAGGCTTTGATCTGGACGGTGTGTTTTATCTCCGCACGATTGAAGATGTTGAAGCGATCCAGGCCAAGTTCAACGAAGGCGGCAAGATGGTCGTCGTCGGCGGTGGCTATATCGGCCTTGAAGTTGCTGCCGTCGCGGCACAGCGCGGGATTGATGTAACCGTGCTTGAGATGGCGCCGCGGGTTCTTGCTCGTGTGGTCGATCCCATTCTCTCCAAGTTCTACACAAAAGCCCACACGGAAGCCGGCGTCAAAATTGAGACCGGGGTGACGGTTTCTGGGTTTGAAGGCTCAAACGGCAAGATCGAAAAGATCGATTGTGGCGACGGCAAAACCTTTGACGCCGATTTTGTGATTGTCGGTGTCGGGATTATTCCCAATGTCGAGCTCGCAGACGAAGCTGGTCTGAAAGTTGAAAACGGGATTGCCGTTGATGAACTTTGCCGGACCGAAGATCCGGATATTTACTCAATCGGCGATTGCACCAATCACCCCAATCCCATTCTCGGGAACCGGTTGCGACTTGAGTCTGTACACAATGCACTGGAACAAGGAAAGACGGCAGCCGCCTCCATTTGCGGCAAGGAAAAGCCTTACGCGCAAGTGCCCTGGTTCTGGTCCGACCAATATGACCTGAAACTCCAGATTGTCGGGCTCTCAGCTGGATATGATGAAGTGGTCGTGCGCGGTGATCCGGAGAACGAGCGCTCCTTTGCAGTCTTCTATCTGAAAGACGGGGTGATGATTGCTTCGGATGCGGTGAACCGCGCGCCGGAACATATGATGTCGCGTCGGCTGATTGCAGCGAAGGCAAAAATCCCCGCCGCCAAACTCGCAGACGAAAACATCAACATGAAAGACATGGCGGAGTAA
- the tsaE gene encoding tRNA (adenosine(37)-N6)-threonylcarbamoyltransferase complex ATPase subunit type 1 TsaE (Derived by automated computational analysis using gene prediction method: Protein Homology. GO_component: GO:0005737 - cytoplasm [Evidence IEA]; GO_function: GO:0016887 - ATP hydrolysis activity [Evidence IEA]; GO_process: GO:0006400 - tRNA modification [Evidence IEA]), with the protein MSRITPPPTGRNDTTGDITLADVEATNTLGEALSDLVGPRDVIALWGDLGAGKTSLARAIIQTLLAASGLREDVPSPTFTLVQIYEAGTLPIWHADLYRLSDPDELIELGLEEALEGGLLLIEWPDRMGEELPVARLDIELKEVGDGRLACLTGRGATWEDRLNRALAKMNSE; encoded by the coding sequence ATGAGTAGGATCACTCCACCGCCCACCGGGCGAAATGATACAACAGGCGACATCACGTTGGCAGATGTAGAGGCGACGAACACGTTGGGGGAAGCGCTGTCTGACCTCGTCGGTCCGCGGGATGTCATCGCGCTGTGGGGAGATCTGGGCGCGGGCAAGACCAGTCTGGCGCGTGCAATCATCCAAACTCTTCTTGCGGCTTCAGGCCTGCGCGAGGATGTGCCAAGCCCGACATTTACGCTGGTGCAAATCTACGAGGCGGGAACGCTGCCCATATGGCATGCCGACCTCTATCGCCTTTCTGATCCAGATGAGCTGATTGAACTTGGCTTGGAGGAAGCGCTTGAGGGGGGGCTTTTGCTGATCGAATGGCCTGACCGGATGGGAGAAGAGCTTCCGGTGGCGCGGCTGGACATAGAATTGAAAGAGGTAGGGGACGGCAGGCTTGCCTGCTTGACGGGGCGTGGCGCCACGTGGGAAGACCGTCTTAACCGCGCGCTAGCGAAGATGAATTCAGAATGA
- a CDS encoding phosphotransferase (Derived by automated computational analysis using gene prediction method: Protein Homology.), translated as MSEREELLRAFLERAGWGTATRSFLQGDASLRRYERLALNGAKAVLMDWPAGPDAPAEGGHAAYSKLAHLAEDVRPFVAVGAYLKSLGLRAPDIIASDLEHGFLLLEDIGTADFGAVIDNGRGPAGEALDDMYRAGLDVLVALQRAGAPGPLPVGDGSTHDVPAFDDGIYRIETAMPLDWYLPVVMGRQTGDDLRTEYDAIWTALWPLIEAGPRTLFLRDFHSPNILWQSEGSGLGRVGLIDYQDALIGSLAYDPVSFLQDARRDVPLEREETMRNYYVQAMKNADTRFNAEEFEAAYAVLGAERALRLMGLWPRLLKRDNKPHYMVHMARTQDYLRRNLAHPALVDLARFVENHFLKNAPAAGQIAETRV; from the coding sequence GTGAGCGAACGAGAAGAACTTCTGCGAGCCTTCCTGGAACGCGCGGGCTGGGGAACCGCTACACGCAGCTTTCTGCAAGGAGATGCGTCGCTGCGCCGCTATGAACGACTGGCGCTGAACGGTGCGAAGGCTGTTCTCATGGATTGGCCTGCAGGTCCAGATGCCCCGGCCGAAGGGGGACATGCGGCCTACTCCAAACTGGCACACCTGGCGGAAGATGTACGTCCATTCGTTGCAGTCGGTGCTTACCTCAAAAGCCTTGGACTGCGCGCACCCGATATCATTGCAAGTGACCTTGAGCATGGATTCTTGCTGCTCGAAGATATCGGCACGGCTGACTTCGGCGCAGTGATCGACAACGGCAGAGGGCCTGCAGGTGAAGCGTTGGACGATATGTATCGCGCGGGGCTAGATGTCCTTGTCGCGCTACAGCGGGCAGGTGCACCTGGGCCGTTGCCGGTTGGTGACGGTAGCACCCATGATGTGCCAGCATTTGATGACGGCATTTATCGTATTGAAACAGCTATGCCGCTTGATTGGTATCTACCCGTGGTGATGGGCAGGCAAACGGGCGACGACCTGCGTACTGAATATGACGCGATCTGGACAGCGCTTTGGCCATTGATTGAAGCAGGCCCGCGTACGCTCTTTCTGCGGGACTTTCATTCGCCCAACATTCTTTGGCAGTCGGAGGGCAGCGGTTTGGGGCGCGTTGGTTTGATCGATTATCAGGATGCGTTGATCGGATCACTTGCTTATGACCCGGTCTCTTTTCTGCAGGATGCACGGCGGGATGTGCCCCTTGAACGCGAAGAGACGATGCGAAACTACTATGTTCAAGCGATGAAAAACGCCGACACTCGGTTCAATGCCGAGGAATTTGAAGCCGCTTATGCCGTCTTAGGCGCGGAGCGCGCGCTTCGCCTCATGGGGTTATGGCCACGGCTTCTGAAGCGGGACAATAAGCCCCATTACATGGTTCACATGGCGCGCACCCAGGATTATCTCCGTCGCAATTTGGCGCATCCGGCCTTGGTCGATCTCGCTCGTTTTGTGGAGAACCATTTTCTGAAAAATGCACCTGCAGCAGGGCAGATCGCCGAGACGCGAGTATGA
- a CDS encoding nucleotidyltransferase family protein (Derived by automated computational analysis using gene prediction method: Protein Homology.) — protein sequence MTEIKRAMIMGAGQGTRMAPLTDDKPKPLVRFMGKPLVDHALARLRTAGVEEVVVNVHAHADLLEAHLKRTSTPNIIVSDERDELLDTGGGVKKARPLLGDDPIITFNSDSVWIEGRRPTLTRMMETWDPEHMDALLMIASATNTIGEVRRGDFTMEPDGRLVRREEQTVAPFMFAGVQIVNPTLFDEGPEGPFSTNLIWDKAIERGRLFGLRMEATWMHVGTPDDLADAERFLRDL from the coding sequence ATGACTGAGATTAAACGAGCGATGATCATGGGTGCTGGGCAGGGTACTCGCATGGCCCCTCTCACCGATGACAAGCCGAAGCCTTTGGTGCGTTTTATGGGCAAACCCTTGGTCGACCATGCGCTTGCACGCCTGCGCACGGCGGGTGTGGAAGAGGTGGTCGTCAATGTGCATGCCCACGCAGATCTGCTTGAAGCGCACCTGAAGAGAACTTCGACGCCGAACATTATTGTCTCAGATGAGCGCGACGAACTGCTTGATACAGGCGGTGGCGTCAAAAAAGCGAGGCCTCTGTTAGGCGACGATCCCATCATCACTTTTAACTCTGACAGTGTGTGGATTGAAGGGCGACGACCAACGCTTACGCGCATGATGGAGACCTGGGACCCTGAACACATGGATGCGCTCCTTATGATTGCGAGCGCCACCAACACGATCGGTGAGGTGCGTCGTGGCGACTTCACGATGGAGCCGGATGGCCGCTTGGTGCGCCGGGAAGAACAGACCGTTGCCCCTTTCATGTTTGCCGGTGTCCAGATCGTCAATCCGACACTGTTTGATGAGGGACCGGAGGGTCCTTTCTCCACCAATCTGATCTGGGATAAGGCGATTGAACGAGGGCGCCTATTTGGTCTTCGTATGGAAGCAACCTGGATGCATGTGGGCACGCCGGACGATCTCGCCGACGCAGAACGGTTCCTGCGCGACCTCTAG
- the addB gene encoding double-strand break repair protein AddB (Derived by automated computational analysis using gene prediction method: Protein Homology. GO_process: GO:0000724 - double-strand break repair via homologous recombination [Evidence IEA]), with protein MALDSSPTLFTIPPGVPFLDALANALVRDPTLGCVLSEEPEALADLTILLPTRRAVRSLTEAFLRAGDGKAILLPHIRPLGDVDEEELLLTADPTEGVPGSLDLPPAVDGMDRQLWLARLILAWGRGSPFGPKNAGQATSLAAELAHLIDSAETEGIDLSKVRNLVPDRFAEHWQHTLSFLEIALDYWPQELAERGLIDPAKRRNLAIRAETEAWASNPPAHPVIAAGSTGSIPATAELLKTVALLPKGAVILPGLDQALDARGWQAIGPSHPQYGMKQLLVGVGADRAQVQTWPHARPSSVAEDRAAFLSEALRPAETTDAWSGGETRTFDQAAATTGLTLIEAPTPREEAAAIACALREILEVPAHTGVLVTPDRSLARRVAQELGRWDIPIDDSAGTPLTGTTPFGLLRLLAVTVSEGLAPVSLLDVLKHPLTSLGLSSVECSQRTRELERALLRGPRPGQDIAGLRDVLARTELEEGQKARLADLVDRLEAAIAPFLECYDVYELPLKDLAEAHLRAAEALAASDEANSADQLYRGDAGEAAALFMETLLASADSLTAMEPLAYLRLLETLAAGRMVRPRFGQHPRLSILGPLEARLLSADRVILGGLNEESWPTAAPIDAWLSRPMREELGLEPPERRIGLSAHDFVQAACGSDVIITRSLKVEGAPTVPSRWLLRIDSLLKGVGQKDGLTPDPTYLHIAEKLDEPEAVAPGAAPQPKPPLEARPDRYSATEVETLIRDPYAIYAKKVLRLRPLDPLDADAGALERGTLLHQALENFARKFPDRLPEDVEAAFLEMGRLAFEMAPNRPGVTAFWWPRYEDVARWMAVWEGDLREGLTRTHAEIKGELALQGFGRPMTLSARADRIDEREDGSFAIYDYKTGTPPSKKQVEAGLSPQLPLEAAIAAAGGFEAEGGVPLAARPVSVLSYLHLSGGDPGAAEKKVSLDGSEDAASVLEGLTSLLQRYENEGTPFLSRPRVQFQALWGDYDHLARVREWTAAQSGGEG; from the coding sequence ATGGCCCTCGATTCTTCACCAACGCTGTTCACCATTCCACCTGGCGTTCCTTTTCTGGACGCTTTGGCAAATGCGCTTGTGCGGGACCCCACGCTTGGCTGCGTGCTTTCAGAAGAGCCGGAAGCGCTGGCGGATCTCACGATACTACTCCCAACACGGCGTGCGGTTCGGTCTCTAACGGAAGCCTTTCTCCGCGCGGGAGATGGCAAAGCCATTTTGCTGCCGCACATACGTCCCCTGGGCGATGTGGATGAAGAAGAGCTGCTTTTGACCGCCGATCCAACGGAAGGCGTTCCGGGAAGTCTGGATCTACCGCCTGCGGTTGATGGTATGGACCGACAGCTATGGCTTGCAAGGCTGATCCTCGCCTGGGGGAGGGGAAGCCCCTTCGGCCCAAAAAATGCCGGTCAGGCAACATCTCTTGCTGCTGAACTTGCACACCTGATTGATAGTGCAGAAACCGAGGGTATTGATCTTTCAAAGGTGCGAAATCTCGTGCCGGACCGGTTTGCTGAACACTGGCAGCACACATTGTCTTTTCTGGAAATCGCGCTCGATTATTGGCCTCAGGAACTTGCAGAACGCGGCCTCATAGATCCTGCCAAACGCCGCAATCTTGCGATCCGTGCTGAAACTGAAGCCTGGGCGTCAAATCCGCCTGCGCACCCTGTCATCGCGGCAGGGTCAACCGGTTCCATTCCAGCGACTGCGGAACTGCTGAAAACCGTCGCGCTTTTGCCCAAGGGGGCGGTGATCCTTCCCGGTCTCGACCAGGCGCTTGATGCACGAGGCTGGCAGGCCATTGGGCCCTCCCATCCGCAATATGGCATGAAGCAATTGTTAGTGGGCGTTGGCGCGGACAGAGCGCAGGTGCAGACATGGCCCCATGCAAGGCCCTCAAGTGTGGCTGAGGATCGTGCCGCATTTCTGTCAGAAGCACTGCGTCCGGCAGAAACGACGGATGCCTGGAGTGGAGGTGAGACAAGGACATTTGACCAAGCCGCCGCCACAACAGGTCTGACACTGATTGAAGCGCCAACGCCGAGAGAAGAAGCGGCGGCAATTGCCTGTGCGTTGCGTGAAATTTTGGAGGTGCCCGCGCATACCGGTGTTTTGGTAACGCCCGACCGTTCTTTGGCACGGCGCGTCGCCCAAGAACTTGGACGCTGGGACATTCCCATTGATGATAGTGCGGGGACGCCCCTCACGGGGACAACCCCCTTCGGTTTGCTGAGGTTGCTGGCCGTCACCGTGTCGGAAGGTCTTGCACCTGTCTCCTTGTTGGACGTGTTGAAACATCCGCTGACCTCACTGGGGCTGAGCTCCGTGGAGTGCAGCCAACGAACACGGGAGCTTGAGCGTGCACTCTTGCGCGGCCCACGGCCTGGGCAAGACATTGCGGGTCTTCGCGACGTGTTGGCACGGACCGAGTTGGAGGAGGGCCAGAAGGCGAGACTGGCAGACCTAGTGGACCGCTTGGAGGCGGCGATCGCCCCCTTTCTTGAATGTTACGATGTGTACGAACTTCCCCTGAAAGATTTGGCTGAAGCCCATTTGCGGGCGGCGGAAGCATTAGCCGCAAGCGATGAGGCGAACAGTGCTGATCAGCTCTATCGTGGCGATGCAGGAGAAGCAGCAGCACTCTTCATGGAAACACTCCTGGCGTCAGCTGACAGCCTGACCGCTATGGAACCCCTTGCCTATTTGCGCCTGCTTGAAACGCTCGCTGCCGGACGGATGGTGAGGCCTCGCTTTGGTCAGCATCCGAGGCTATCTATTTTGGGGCCACTTGAAGCACGTCTCTTGAGTGCGGACCGTGTGATCCTCGGTGGCCTGAACGAAGAGAGTTGGCCCACGGCGGCACCCATTGATGCTTGGCTCAGTCGGCCCATGCGCGAGGAACTGGGCCTTGAGCCGCCGGAACGGCGCATCGGTCTGTCCGCCCATGATTTTGTACAAGCCGCCTGTGGTTCGGACGTGATCATCACGCGTTCTTTGAAAGTCGAAGGTGCGCCGACCGTGCCTTCGCGCTGGTTGCTGCGGATTGACAGTTTGTTGAAAGGCGTTGGGCAGAAAGATGGGCTGACACCCGACCCAACCTATCTCCACATTGCAGAAAAGCTCGATGAACCAGAAGCTGTGGCCCCTGGCGCTGCGCCTCAACCGAAGCCTCCGCTGGAGGCCAGGCCGGACAGGTATTCTGCGACAGAAGTGGAAACACTGATCCGCGATCCGTATGCGATCTATGCCAAGAAAGTACTGCGGCTGAGACCTCTCGACCCGTTGGATGCGGACGCAGGAGCCCTTGAGCGCGGCACACTCTTGCATCAGGCGCTTGAAAACTTCGCGCGCAAATTCCCAGACAGATTGCCGGAAGATGTTGAAGCGGCCTTTCTGGAGATGGGCAGGCTGGCATTCGAAATGGCGCCAAACCGTCCAGGTGTGACAGCGTTCTGGTGGCCGCGATATGAAGACGTGGCCCGCTGGATGGCGGTGTGGGAAGGTGACCTACGTGAGGGGCTCACGCGAACCCATGCGGAAATCAAGGGCGAGTTGGCTCTTCAGGGGTTCGGCCGACCCATGACACTGTCTGCCCGCGCGGACAGGATCGATGAACGCGAAGACGGGTCTTTCGCCATTTATGACTATAAGACCGGGACGCCGCCGTCGAAGAAGCAAGTTGAGGCGGGCTTAAGCCCGCAATTGCCATTGGAGGCAGCGATTGCAGCGGCCGGTGGTTTTGAGGCCGAGGGTGGAGTGCCACTCGCTGCACGACCCGTGTCGGTCTTGTCTTATCTGCATCTGTCAGGCGGTGATCCGGGAGCAGCGGAGAAAAAAGTGTCGCTCGATGGAAGTGAGGATGCGGCGTCCGTGTTGGAGGGGCTTACCTCCCTCCTGCAGCGCTACGAAAATGAGGGCACACCTTTCCTGTCCCGGCCGCGTGTCCAGTTTCAAGCACTCTGGGGAGATTATGATCATCTAGCCCGGGTGCGTGAGTGGACCGCCGCCCAGAGCGGGGGGGAGGGCTGA